The Vanessa atalanta chromosome 6, ilVanAtal1.2, whole genome shotgun sequence region gaacttCGCTATAGATTCTCGTTGCAGTAATGTTTAGaactattttttgtatttaaaaaaaacctcagTGTATACAATAACCTGTGAAGGAATTGCATTTGCCAACATTTTAGGGACAATCCAAATTTTTTCAAATGTTAGaattttaagcaaaattatatagctattaaaaaatatatattttatttgtactttggTCACTGCAATGAGTTGGTTTCGAGAAAAattgacaaacaaacaaaaactaaaatgatCACGGAACCTTTACGTTTTCAACTGTAAAAATGACGAATTTCCatgcataattaaaattattgactaCACTAAAGCCCATCAGAGTGTTCGAGTAAACGTCGTTGAGTTATGAGTAGAGAGCAGTTGAAGGCGtacttataagtttttttagatCACATGCGAAATCGAAACCAACGAGAATTagggattatatttttaaaaatatttttcataacctACGTTATACCACGAGCTCCTGCGTATAATTGTAAACTTCAGACCGAATGGCTTCGGCTGCATGTTGTTTATCAATTGTTAGTGTTATTAAGAGCGTTTACCAGATTTTTATCGGGATACATCTTCAATCATAAATACTGTTTTATGTATCCATGaccatataattaatataataaaaaatataatttcttgaaAACTAAGAATCGcaaagtcaatattaaaatgagattttaatattactcattactttatattctattatattttcggtgcctcctctccctttgaggagaaggtttgtagcaaattagacacttgcagatttcctcacgatgttttccttccccgccgagcacgagatgaattataaacacaaattaagcccatgaaaattcaatggagctcgcctgggtttgaacacgcaatAATCGGGACTCTCGCGTTCTATAAACTGGGTCATCTcgacacaataaataaatataatacatctataaataattatcaatatatacatataatcaatataaatgtgTCAAGACATTacgttgttatataataaacgcAAACCGCAGGTTCACGCACACtagcgtataaaatattaaacaggatTCGCAGTAGTTTTGACAAACGCTCTTAAGAAGATAAATTAGTATTCTTGGATTATTTATGGGGTCTaagatttatacaaaattttattcgtatttgtagtaataatagcagacatttgttaaaaaatatctaacattAGTAAAGTTTGGATACATGTTGAACTAAACTACTTCATTGGTACAATATTCATCCATTAACAATCACCAGTAATTCTGGAGCCCTATAAATAGGATAATGGTGCATTTATgctttatctaattattaaacTAACGACACCTACCAGCCCTCATCTCTACATAGTTAGTCTACGTAAGGTAGCCGTTTAATAACATGTTGAACTCTTTGAGTGTACTTTAGtagcaattttaatattatttaatgatacttATTGGTTACTATATAGAaactttatttgattatttttatttaacaaaaaaaacatgttattataCTGACTACACCTGAAATACTATAAGGTAGGTagaaattagtaaattattgaTTAGTACCTGGTGTTTAGTAACCTGCCAGTTATTCTTTGGTCCCTCCCTAGCCTCAAACATACTGACCGGTCGCTGAACAGTTTTCAGCGATTGCCTCACGTCCAAGTCCTCGGACAACGTCAGCTGTTCCGTCTCCAGGCTCCGGCCTCGCTCTTGAGGAGTCAAGTCGAGAGTGTTGTTGCTCTCGTTTATCGACGCTTGAGAGGTCATACTCTGGTCGTCATCGACACTGCTGGTGGTCTTCAAGGCGCTGTTCTCTTTCGTCAATTGTTCAACTATCGTCTGAAGGTTCTTGAGCTGGTTCTTTAGTTCTGTGATGGTGGAATCTCGATTGTCTAGTTCTTTCTTGAGCGATTCGATTTCGGTTTTTCGCTCGGGTAGGCTGTGTGCGGGGCTCGGGGAGTGGGTACGAGGAAGCTCCAAGTTGGAATGTTCAGTCGGTAGCGAAGGGTTGTAAGTAGAAGATACCGTCTCGCCGGTTCGCGGGTCTGCGCTGGACATCTGTCAACATTGAAATGAGATATaaaaattgtgtatattttaagaattttcatatataaagaaCAGGGAAGTTAAGCATACTTACATCTAAATCGATCGGCGCAAGCGCGGCGTAATCTTCGTCTGACGCGACCGAGTCGTATAAAGGCTCATCATCGGACATTTGGGAAAAGTGCTTGAGATGACTCGCCGACAGTAACGGATTTAACGGTCCGGACAAACctagaacataataataattattatagtcgaaTCATAGTTGTCGtttaaatacttagtatagGGTGTCGGAGAGATAAGAGTAATCGCAGATAAGTTGTAGATAAGATGTTTCTATCCCATGCTATGTAAATTGTACTCCCTCTATAGGCATCGCACATCGCGTGGCAGGTGGCGCAGAGCTCAGTACCTCGGGGCTGCAGCGTGGCGAGGCGCTGGCGGCGCGTGGCGTCCAGCAGCACGTCGCGCAGCAGCGCCGCCAGCTCGGGCGCGGACAGGCGCGCCAGCTTCTGGCGGCCCTGGTTGCGCGGCGCCGACAGCGCGGGGTTGACCGGCAGGAACGCCACCCCGCATCGCTCCAGCCCGGTCGCGCTCGTTTGCCAGACTACATTtggcattttttatatttaatactatttatgtattctattatttatatgaagtaaaaatggttatgtttataaaaatctcGCTCATCCGAGAAGTCGTACAGGCATTCCATATATGCAATGATTTCGTAAGTCACATAGGTAGTACCTGTAgtttttgaaaatcgaaaaacatcaattaaaacTTACTAGCTTCAGTTTCCCGACGATCTATTTCATCGTAGATGTCCATAACGAGCTCTTCGAACAGGTGATTCGGCAGCTGCAAGTAAGGTACCGGTTAGTGTCGGGGTGGCCGGGGTGGCCGGGGTGTCCGGGGGGTGGGCTGGCTCTCACCAGCTGCAGCTTCCCGCGCGCCGCCTTGGCGACGTCGGTCATCTCGTGCGTGTCGTGCGCGCGCGGCACGATGTAGTGCCGGCCGGCCGCGTGCTGCGGGCGCTCGCCCGTCAGGAAGTGGATCATGCGGTCCGTGGCGTCGTACACCAGCTCCGTCATCCGCTCCGCCAGCTCCGAGTGCCCGCCTTGTCTGGGGGAAAACGCGAAACGAAACTGAACAAATGACacctattatatacaaaatacttgTACCATAACCATAGCATTTGTGTAAAATGCTTTGTGTTATACAGTAAAAAATAgactttcattaaatataaaaaaaataatgaaattaaagctTTAAAcactgtttgttttatttttacatcaataCACAATGAGGTCTTTGTTTCCTCATACTCAAATATACAAGAggaaaacatatacaaatattattgtatgtagaTCATAAACTACTATTGTGTAAGATCTAAACAACTCTATTACATGTTCTTTagttaggaaaaaaatatttcacaatgaTGATGTTGGTCTTGcagcaacatttatttttatatagattattttgttctatgttttgaagtttttaatacttgttttttattacatttggtTATAACCagcaataaatttgtaaataaataatggtttgGATATAAGTGTTACCTAGCACAGTCAGCAGGTGGGTTTCCAGTGCTATCTCGTGCTGTTGGATCGGCGCCCCACGCCACTAACAACTCTGCCTGCGCGGGCTGTCCCGCGCGACAAGCCACATGGAGGCATGTGCTGCCTTTCTCCTACAATAAAAATCGACTTATTCAAGAAGCATATAATTTTAGAATCAACAATATGAATTTGCATAAAGTACTCAAGCTAtttcatcattttaaattaaatgaatatttttttcttaaatattcaaattaataccaatattaataataagtttatcaaAAATGTAGTCCCAATCATCTTAAAATCATTCTAATTGCCTGAACTCATTCATTTAAAAGAAGTGATTATGTAAGGTGCATCTGATATCAAAAGAAggccttatatttattattttttatgtttcactACATCTACAAGTTCagttgctttttattttattttttaatcattaagcACCACACACCGTACACAacccttatatttaatttaacttattgaCACACCTGATTGTAATAGTTAGGGTCAGCTCCTTGGGCAAGAAGTCTCATAGCAGTGTCTAGAGAGGAACTCCTAACAGCACTGTGTAATTGTCTTCCAAGCTCACTTGGAGGTTCATCTCTTCTTGCTCTTAGCACATATGCTAGCCTTAGGTGTTTAGCTAGTATGAATTCAGATTTTATTGggctaaaataattaataacatttcattatttcGGAAAAACatcatttacaattaaaaaataatatatacacataaataagatttttctttcttaataatgattaattttgcTCATAGGATTGTATGaatcaatatgtttttttaacttaattcttACTGAAGGGGATCTTTTGGTTGTGGTTTCTTCCTTAAATGTTTGGGAGCTGAAGTGTCCAGTAACGAATGTTCCCATATACTGTTGACATTCTGAGCTGTCAGTGCTTGCACCATCTGTATTAAAACCACGGCATTTATAGAAGGAAAATAATCGCAACATAAACAATAACTTATCTTATTTACATACAGATAAAAGCGAAGGAGGCCAAGACCCTTGTCGTAAAGATTTAACATGTGAAATATGTCTTCCCATACTCCTGTGAACACTACAGCATTCAGCACACAGTAGTAAACCACGGTTAATAGATGCCCATGATGGATCTACAACACAAAAGTACCCAACCCAATTAATAATCAGTACTGAAGTAATTAAAAGCGATAGATGAAACTGGAACATCATCTAACCCGATGCTCCGCAATCAGAGCACACTTCCACCGATGAACGATGCTTTGAACGTGAtatcatcatttttattaagtttcctGGAAGACTTTATCTTATTACAAGCTTTAGAAACActtaattaatagaaataacttGTTTTATAGACATAATTAActttgatacaaaaataaaacatttcgcgaaatgtcaatcaaaataagtattgcagataaaataaacaaaagataaaacTCGTATAGTATATGTCATAagtgttatgtaattatttaataattaaataatgggAACAGAAGGAGTCGATActcattattgaaatatttttgggtATTATTTGGAATCAAAAgtgttaatttttctatttaatttctattttcaaattatatttgcttACAGACAGCTTTTTATTGTCTGTTGGCTATTGAACACGTCAGTAAGCCGTTCATACGAcaatgtcaaaaaataaatcgGAATAGGTAGCGGTTTATTACAGCAACAAAAATGAAGATTTCACTTATTTTAGGTCTAATAGCGTGCTTTTCAATAGCATGTGCCGAACAAGAGACTTTAGTACTAgtggataatttaaatataagagaaACTCATTctcaattttttaaatctttgcaAGGTAAGCAACGCAAATCGATTGTGTGTCGTGTCGATAAGATGCCGGCtcatttagaaaattaaatttatatttatt contains the following coding sequences:
- the LOC125064615 gene encoding ARF GTPase-activating protein Git isoform X1, with amino-acid sequence MMISRSKHRSSVEVCSDCGASDPSWASINRGLLLCAECCSVHRSMGRHISHVKSLRQGSWPPSLLSMVQALTAQNVNSIWEHSLLDTSAPKHLRKKPQPKDPLHPIKSEFILAKHLRLAYVLRARRDEPPSELGRQLHSAVRSSSLDTAMRLLAQGADPNYYNQEKGSTCLHVACRAGQPAQAELLVAWGADPTARDSTGNPPADCARQGGHSELAERMTELVYDATDRMIHFLTGERPQHAAGRHYIVPRAHDTHEMTDVAKAARGKLQLLPNHLFEELVMDIYDEIDRRETEAIWQTSATGLERCGVAFLPVNPALSAPRNQGRQKLARLSAPELAALLRDVLLDATRRQRLATLQPRGLSGPLNPLLSASHLKHFSQMSDDEPLYDSVASDEDYAALAPIDLDMSSADPRTGETVSSTYNPSLPTEHSNLELPRTHSPSPAHSLPERKTEIESLKKELDNRDSTITELKNQLKNLQTIVEQLTKENSALKTTSSVDDDQSMTSQASINESNNTLDLTPQERGRSLETEQLTLSEDLDVRQSLKTVQRPVSMFEAREGPKNNWQVTKHQLTSIPGLERSLTQSAIEGASCVGAGADAEADTSVEVQRRAEAVTRCIQELWAAARLHRSRLPECAESIRTTVASLLALFPPSAAEGALGGVLEQLRAASEAVSRACGARASLDRVRAAAYDLAKATKLLVTHVQPS
- the LOC125064615 gene encoding ARF GTPase-activating protein Git isoform X2; this translates as MMISRSKHRSSVEVCSDCGASDPSWASINRGLLLCAECCSVHRSMGRHISHVKSLRQGSWPPSLLSMVQALTAQNVNSIWEHSLLDTSAPKHLRKKPQPKDPLHPIKSEFILAKHLRLAYVLRARRDEPPSELGRQLHSAVRSSSLDTAMRLLAQGADPNYYNQEKGSTCLHVACRAGQPAQAELLVAWGADPTARDSTGNPPADCARQGGHSELAERMTELVYDATDRMIHFLTGERPQHAAGRHYIVPRAHDTHEMTDVAKAARGKLQLLPNHLFEELVMDIYDEIDRRETEAIWQTSATGLERCGVAFLPVNPALSAPRNQGRQKLARLSAPELAALLRDVLLDATRRQRLATLQPRGLSGPLNPLLSASHLKHFSQMSDDEPLYDSVASDEDYAALAPIDLDMSSADPRTGETVSSTYNPSLPTEHSNLELPRTHSPSPAHSLPERKTEIESLKKELDNRDSTITELKNQLKNLQTIVEQLTKENSALKTTSSVDDDQSMTSQASINESNNTLDLTPQERGRSLETEQLTLSEDLDVRQSLKTVQRPLTSIPGLERSLTQSAIEGASCVGAGADAEADTSVEVQRRAEAVTRCIQELWAAARLHRSRLPECAESIRTTVASLLALFPPSAAEGALGGVLEQLRAASEAVSRACGARASLDRVRAAAYDLAKATKLLVTHVQPS